The following nucleotide sequence is from Alkalinema sp. FACHB-956.
AACTCATAGGGGCCAATTTCGGGAAACGTTGCATCAGGCAAATTGGTTTCCTGAATGGCTAAATCTCGCCCAATTTCATAGGCTTCAGCCATGGCTTCCAGCACGTAAGGTTGGAGACTGGGGTTTTCTTTCAAAAGCTTACCAATCCGGCGGCGCTGTTCTCGTAAGGTTGCTCGCCAGCTATTGCTTCGATTTGCTGGCTGATATTGCCACTTTAATAAATGCCCCAATAGCACCGCTAACCAATTTCCCAACTCTTGGCGTTCCCGTCTACCCAAACTTTCAAGTTCCTCTACCAAATTTTCGATATCTAATTCTGCCCAATTCCCCGATCGAAGGGCATTCACCATTTCCTGAGTCCACGCATAAAAATCCCGATTGTACAGCGGTTGCTGGGTCTCCGAAGGATGGGATACGAGATTGTGAGATACCGGGGTCATAACAACTTACCTCAAGAATTAGCCCCTATCCTTGGAGTCTATCACGGCCAAACAAAAGGGTGAGCCGTAGCCCACCCTAAACTAAATCTCAATCAATCCCAAGTGAAACGAAGTCAATTGGACTACACAGCAGCAGCCACTTGCTTCAGTTCACCCTTGGAGTACTTGCGAGCGTACTCTTCCAAGCTGATTTGCTGGATCTTGCTAGCTTGGCCAGCGCACCAGAACTGCTGGTAACGATCGGCACAAACTTTCTGCATGTACTTGATGGAAGGCTTCAGGAAGTGACGGGGGTCAAACTCGCTGGGCTTCGCCATCAAAGCTTCCCGAACCGCAGCCGTAATGGCCAAACGGTTGTCGGTGTCGATGTTCACCTTACGAACACCGGACTTAATCCCCTTTTGAATTTCTTCAACGGGAACCCCGTAGGTTTCAGGAATTTCGCCACCGTACTGGTTGATCAGCGCAATCAAATCTTCGGGAACCGAAGAAGATCCGTGCATCACCAAGTGGGTGTTGGGCAGACGACGGTGGATTTCTTCGATGCGGCTGATCGCCAGGATTTCGCCGGTGGGCTTACGGGTGAACTTGTAAGCACCGTGGCTGGTTCCGATCGCCACTGCCAGCGCGTCCACTTGGGTCGCTTCCACGAAAGCCACGGCTTCATCGGGATCGGTCAGCAGTTGGGAGTGATCCAACTTGCCTTCAAACCCGTGACCATCTTCAGCTTCGCCCATGCCGGTTTCCAGAGAACCCAAGCAACCCAGTTCACCCTCAACGGATGCCCCGATCGCGTGAGCCACTTTCACCACTTCACTGGTCACAGCCACGTTGTAGTCAAAGCTTGCGGGGGTCTTAGCATCAGCTTCCAAGGACCCGTCCATCATGACGCTGGTGAAGTTGTTCTTCAGCGCAGAGTAGCAAGTTGCAGGCTCGTTCCCATGGTCTTGGTGCATCACGATGGGGATGTGGGGATAGGTTTCCACCGCCGCCAAGATCAGGTGGCGCAGGAAGTTCTCACCCGCATAGTTGCGCGCACCGCGAGAAGCTTGCAGGATCACGGGGCTGTCCGTTTCGTTAGCAGCCTGCATGATTGCCTGGATCTGCTCCATGTTGTTGACGTTGAATGCAGGAATGCCGTAGCCATTCTCTGCTGCGTGATCGAGCAGCAGTCGCATAGGTACGAGCGCCATAAGAGTCCTCCTGGGATATGGTCAGCGAGTTTCAGATACTTGATCCTGAGAATAATCTTAAGACAAGTCTGTCCCCTGGCACAGGTCGATCTCGATGATTCTTGGACCTAAATAGGTAAAAATCTCTATCAAATTTTCTATTTCTCTGAAAAGTTATGATAAGTGGACATTATCTGTGGAGGATTCTGGTGGGAATTCCGGTGGGTTTGGTTGAATTCCAGAGGATTGCTCCCGCACCCATTGCACCAGGATAGGAAAAAAGGCTTGAAAATCCGCTTCCAAGGCCGGGTAATGATGCTGAAGTTCTTCGATCGCTTGGGCTAGGGGCGTTTCTCGCTTAAACCGTCGAGCAATGCGCCGTAGGGTGAGATCAACCCCTGCCAGATCGCGGTAGGAGTAGAGCCAGTCTTGATCCACCATCACCGGAACCGCCCGTTGCAACAATGGCGGCAGGATGGCTTGATGGGTCAACAGAATGTCGTAGGCCCGATCGACGAACTCCCGCAAACTTTCCTGGGAGTAGTCCGCCCAATGTTTGGACAAAAAATGGTCGTACAGCACATCAAGCATAATGCCTGCAAAGCGCCGGAATTTCGGGCTCATCCGCTGTTTACTCCGCCGCACGATCGCATGGGTATCGGTAAAGATGTCCACTTGCTGATGCAGGACAATCCCTTGGCGAATCGCAGGACTATACTGGGCTTCGCATAATCCTTTGCGAAAATCTCCCAGCAGATTGCCGATCATCGATTCCGGGGATCCATCTGAGAGGTGTAAATGGGCTAAATAATTCACCAACTTAACTCCTCGATCGTTCCCATCCTGCGTTGTCTTGGACGGGTTGTCTTGATCAAAGCGCTGCGATCGACTCCAAGGTTCCCAGCTTCCCGATTCCAGGGGCAGCAGCATTCCAGAGGTGTCGGTATCGCTAGCGCAAATAGGCCGTTCCAGTCTTATCAGTATGGATTTGCAGACTTTCCGTAGACTCCTGTTTCAAAATCATCAACGCCCGCTGTACCAATACCTCGGATCCTTTGACAATCACTAGATATTTGCCCGCATCCATTTGACTGCGGTAGGGCAAGGCATCCCCCGTTTTGGAAAATAATCCGGCACTACTGCCCATGAACAAGCTCCCCGTGAATCCTCCAAAGGCTCCCAATAGCCCACCCAGAATCACGTTCCCCACTTCGCCCGCCCAGGGAAATGTGTTGAGTTGCGTAGACAAGTTAAACCCAATCCCCCCCACAAAACCAAAGGGCACCATCCATAGGGCAGACCACTTGACCCGATTCCAGGCTTGTGCTCTGGGGTTAGCCAGCCCAAAGTCATCTGCGGTTTTATGGCCTTGACCAAGAATTGCCCGGTTGGTTGTTGGCACTTTTCCCGCCTGTAATGCAGCATCGGCGGCCTCCGCCAACTTTCGATCGCGTACCACTGCTACTAAGTAATTCATTGCACCATCCCCCACAACACCGTTTGCAAACCATTTCCTAGGGTAAAGGGCTGTAGGTACCCTTGACTAGCGCACCTCAAAAAAGCACATTCTTACACCAGCATCTTTAGGTCGCGCCCTGAATCGCCCCAACCTCTTCCACATTGCTAGACTGAGGGTGTCGATCGCTGGTAACCCCCCATGGCCATCGCAACTCAAAGAAGGCTGACATTAGAGGAATATCTGACCTATGACGATGGGACGGAGACTCGGTATGAGCTGGTGGATGGAGTACTCGTTGAAATGGAGACAGAAAGCACGATTAATACCCGAATAGCAGTGTTTCTGATTCAGACCTTCCTATTGCTGGGACTAGAGGTTGCCCTGCTGGGGATTAAGCAAAA
It contains:
- a CDS encoding DUF29 domain-containing protein, producing the protein MTPVSHNLVSHPSETQQPLYNRDFYAWTQEMVNALRSGNWAELDIENLVEELESLGRRERQELGNWLAVLLGHLLKWQYQPANRSNSWRATLREQRRRIGKLLKENPSLQPYVLEAMAEAYEIGRDLAIQETNLPDATFPEIGPYELTQVIDLDFLPE
- the fba gene encoding class II fructose-bisphosphate aldolase (catalyzes the reversible aldol condensation of dihydroxyacetonephosphate and glyceraldehyde 3-phosphate in the Calvin cycle, glycolysis, and/or gluconeogenesis), encoding MALVPMRLLLDHAAENGYGIPAFNVNNMEQIQAIMQAANETDSPVILQASRGARNYAGENFLRHLILAAVETYPHIPIVMHQDHGNEPATCYSALKNNFTSVMMDGSLEADAKTPASFDYNVAVTSEVVKVAHAIGASVEGELGCLGSLETGMGEAEDGHGFEGKLDHSQLLTDPDEAVAFVEATQVDALAVAIGTSHGAYKFTRKPTGEILAISRIEEIHRRLPNTHLVMHGSSSVPEDLIALINQYGGEIPETYGVPVEEIQKGIKSGVRKVNIDTDNRLAITAAVREALMAKPSEFDPRHFLKPSIKYMQKVCADRYQQFWCAGQASKIQQISLEEYARKYSKGELKQVAAAV
- a CDS encoding ACP phosphodiesterase, yielding MLLPLESGSWEPWSRSQRFDQDNPSKTTQDGNDRGVKLVNYLAHLHLSDGSPESMIGNLLGDFRKGLCEAQYSPAIRQGIVLHQQVDIFTDTHAIVRRSKQRMSPKFRRFAGIMLDVLYDHFLSKHWADYSQESLREFVDRAYDILLTHQAILPPLLQRAVPVMVDQDWLYSYRDLAGVDLTLRRIARRFKRETPLAQAIEELQHHYPALEADFQAFFPILVQWVREQSSGIQPNPPEFPPESSTDNVHLS